A stretch of the Actinoalloteichus fjordicus genome encodes the following:
- a CDS encoding LLM class flavin-dependent oxidoreductase, with translation MTDYGHDLRFGTFLTPNAGRAVQVVQLAQLTEQVGLDLVTVQDHPYQSKFLDAWTLLSVIAAGTETLRVAPNVANLPLRPPVVLARSVASLDILSGGRVELGLGAGGSGEAIASIGGPTLGVAERVTALEEAIEIIRGIWAPEGGRVRVAGSHHRVPGGRSGPAPAHDVGIWLGAYKPRMLRMTGRLADGWLPSSPYAAPETLSAMNTVIDEAAVKAGRSPAEITRLYNIAGTFGRDDGTFLHGPASVWAEQLAELTLTEGMSTYILATDSPEEIRRFAAEVVPAVRELVAAERTLVRSSSDGRAPGGPDSGRGDGGDAARTEHTPVRDSAPPRATPPARASSGGGLAVTPTPDDGVRYSSRSAWDESTRPTGPAPDPDRRYTAHEQAAGRHLVDVHDHLRQELAQIRDLVQQVAAGTLDAGSARSHINTMTMRQNNWTLGVYCESYCRVVTTHHTLEDVSVFPHLRKADPRLAPVIDRLKEEHHVIHDVLEGLDRALVAFVADPANGMKNLQAGVDLLTDTLLSHLSYEERELVEPLARLGFT, from the coding sequence ATGACCGACTACGGGCACGACCTGCGCTTCGGGACGTTCCTCACCCCGAACGCCGGGCGGGCCGTCCAGGTCGTCCAGCTTGCGCAGCTCACCGAACAGGTCGGACTCGACCTGGTGACGGTGCAGGACCATCCGTACCAGTCGAAGTTCCTGGACGCCTGGACGCTCCTCTCGGTGATCGCCGCAGGCACCGAGACACTGCGGGTGGCGCCCAACGTCGCGAACCTGCCGCTGCGACCGCCCGTGGTGCTGGCCCGCAGCGTCGCGAGCCTGGACATCCTCAGCGGCGGGCGGGTGGAGCTCGGCCTCGGCGCGGGCGGATCGGGCGAGGCGATCGCCTCCATCGGCGGCCCCACGCTCGGCGTCGCAGAGCGGGTCACCGCCCTGGAGGAGGCGATCGAGATCATCCGAGGCATCTGGGCGCCGGAGGGCGGCCGGGTGCGGGTGGCGGGCAGTCATCACCGGGTGCCCGGCGGGCGGTCGGGGCCCGCGCCCGCCCATGACGTCGGGATCTGGCTCGGCGCCTACAAGCCTCGGATGCTGCGGATGACCGGCCGACTGGCCGACGGCTGGCTCCCCAGCAGCCCCTATGCCGCGCCGGAGACCCTGTCGGCGATGAACACGGTGATCGACGAGGCCGCGGTCAAGGCGGGCCGATCACCTGCGGAGATCACCCGGCTCTACAACATCGCGGGCACCTTCGGACGCGACGACGGCACGTTCCTGCACGGACCGGCATCGGTCTGGGCCGAGCAGCTGGCCGAGCTCACGCTCACGGAGGGGATGAGCACCTACATCCTCGCTACCGACTCTCCGGAGGAGATCCGCCGGTTCGCCGCCGAGGTTGTCCCCGCCGTGCGCGAACTCGTGGCAGCCGAACGCACCCTCGTCCGATCGTCGTCGGACGGCCGGGCGCCGGGCGGACCCGACAGCGGGCGGGGTGACGGAGGCGACGCCGCACGAACCGAGCACACCCCCGTGCGCGACTCGGCGCCGCCGAGGGCGACCCCGCCCGCCCGCGCCTCCTCGGGCGGCGGCCTCGCCGTCACGCCCACCCCGGACGACGGCGTCCGGTACAGCAGCCGCAGTGCCTGGGACGAGTCGACCAGGCCGACCGGGCCCGCACCCGATCCTGACCGGCGCTACACCGCGCACGAGCAGGCGGCGGGCAGGCATCTCGTCGACGTGCACGACCACCTCCGCCAGGAGCTCGCCCAGATTCGCGACCTCGTCCAGCAGGTCGCGGCGGGAACGCTGGACGCAGGCAGCGCCCGGTCGCACATCAACACGATGACGATGCGGCAGAACAACTGGACCCTGGGCGTCTACTGCGAGTCGTACTGCCGGGTCGTCACCACGCATCACACCCTCGAGGACGTGAGCGTGTTCCCGCACCTGCGGAAGGCGGACCCCCGGCTCGCCCCGGTCATCGACCGGCTGAAGGAGGAGCACCACGTCATCCACGACGTGCTCGAAGGGCTGGATCGCGCGCTGGTCGCCTTCGTCGCCGATCCGGCGAACGGAATGAAGAACCTCCAGGCCGGTGTCGATCTGCTGACCGACACGCTGCTGTCCCATCTGTCCTATGAGGAACGCGAACTCGTGGAGCCGCTGGCCCGCCTCGGCTTCACCTGA
- a CDS encoding GNAT family N-acetyltransferase, giving the protein MRSPGLLLGSWVACGPVADELLGHVALVAADEEIAGRAWLRHVGPSGARPAGISRLFVSPAARGRGVGALLLDAACAHARRHGLHPVLDVIARDRAAVALYTRYGFRLLDAVPVDLGGVEETARCLALPG; this is encoded by the coding sequence GTGCGGTCGCCGGGGCTGCTCCTCGGCTCCTGGGTGGCGTGCGGGCCCGTTGCGGATGAACTGCTCGGCCATGTCGCGCTGGTCGCTGCGGACGAGGAGATCGCGGGGCGGGCCTGGCTCCGACACGTGGGCCCGTCCGGCGCGCGCCCGGCAGGCATCAGCAGGCTCTTCGTCTCGCCCGCCGCCCGAGGCCGGGGTGTCGGGGCGCTGCTGCTCGACGCGGCCTGCGCCCACGCGCGTCGACACGGACTCCATCCGGTGCTCGACGTGATCGCTCGCGATAGAGCGGCCGTCGCCTTGTACACCCGGTACGGCTTTCGCCTGCTCGACGCGGTGCCGGTCGACCTCGGCGGCGTCGAAGAGACTGCCCGCTGCCTCGCCCTGCCCGGTTGA
- a CDS encoding CsbD family protein — MSVFDKAKHQAQEAAGKAKEALGRATNNEDLENSGKRDKLEGQAKKTGQEAKDKAAGVVDDVKGKFDGGNR; from the coding sequence ATGAGCGTGTTCGACAAGGCCAAGCACCAGGCTCAGGAGGCTGCGGGCAAGGCGAAGGAGGCCTTGGGTCGAGCCACGAACAACGAAGACCTGGAGAACTCGGGTAAGCGGGACAAACTGGAGGGCCAGGCCAAGAAGACCGGCCAGGAGGCCAAGGACAAGGCTGCGGGCGTCGTCGACGACGTCAAGGGCAAGTTCGACGGTGGCAACCGCTGA
- the pdxA gene encoding 4-hydroxythreonine-4-phosphate dehydrogenase PdxA: protein MSSPTPVIAITMGDGAGIGPEVVVGALATQTVYERCRPLVIGDAQRLRDAARLMDAQVEVVAVESVDDARFTPGRIDVIDLGLLPADLPWGVLSATAGDAAYQYIRTASELALAGKVQAICTAPLNKEALHAAGHLYPGHTEMLAALTGTEEVSMMLSTPKVKVIHVTTHIGLIAAIAKIEPGLVERTVRRGHEAIRASGVDSPVIGVCAINPHAGENGLFGEGEEEEKIVPALERLRADGIDARGPLPADTAFFLAGRGDYDLIVAMYHDQGHGPVKVLGIEAGVNITVGLPVIRTSVDHGTAFDIAGTGTAEVGSMIEALRQAADLAPVAVS from the coding sequence GTGAGCTCCCCAACGCCCGTGATCGCCATCACCATGGGGGATGGAGCCGGCATCGGCCCAGAGGTCGTCGTCGGCGCGCTCGCCACCCAGACCGTGTACGAACGGTGCCGCCCGCTGGTGATCGGGGACGCGCAGCGCCTGCGTGACGCCGCCCGGCTGATGGACGCACAGGTCGAGGTGGTCGCGGTCGAGTCGGTCGACGACGCCCGGTTCACCCCCGGTCGCATCGACGTCATCGACCTGGGGCTGCTTCCTGCGGACCTGCCCTGGGGCGTGCTGAGCGCGACCGCGGGCGACGCTGCCTACCAGTACATCCGGACCGCCTCCGAGCTGGCGCTGGCGGGAAAGGTGCAGGCGATCTGCACCGCGCCGCTGAACAAGGAGGCCCTGCACGCCGCAGGTCACCTCTACCCCGGCCACACCGAGATGCTCGCCGCGCTGACCGGGACCGAGGAGGTGTCGATGATGCTCTCGACGCCGAAGGTCAAGGTCATCCACGTCACCACCCACATCGGCCTGATCGCCGCCATCGCCAAGATCGAGCCCGGCCTGGTCGAGCGGACGGTCCGCCGAGGCCACGAGGCGATTCGCGCCTCCGGCGTGGACAGCCCGGTGATCGGCGTGTGCGCGATCAACCCGCACGCAGGCGAGAACGGCCTGTTCGGCGAGGGCGAGGAGGAGGAGAAGATCGTGCCCGCCCTGGAGAGGCTGCGTGCCGACGGCATCGACGCGCGCGGACCGCTCCCCGCCGACACCGCCTTCTTCCTGGCAGGCCGTGGCGACTACGACCTGATCGTGGCGATGTACCACGACCAGGGCCACGGGCCGGTGAAGGTGCTCGGCATCGAGGCAGGCGTCAACATCACCGTCGGCCTGCCGGTGATCCGCACCTCGGTGGACCACGGCACGGCCTTCGACATCGCGGGTACCGGCACCGCCGAGGTCGGTAGCATGATCGAGGCGCTACGCCAGGCAGCCGACCTGGCGCCGGTCGCCGTCAGCTGA
- a CDS encoding FMN-dependent NADH-azoreductase, whose product MSLFRLDASIRPEGSVTREIADAAQSVWQDARPGLPVVRRDLTADPIPSDVWASAALSGFVPVEEQSADQRAARALATTLADELVAAEAYLFAVPLYNYGVSQHFKTWVDLILTDPRLGPGGEEAIAGRPAVLITAQGGGYGPGTPKEGWDHATPWMVRALSDVLGLDLQVSAAELTLAEVTPGMEGLVDMAKASRDAARDLARTHGRSLADRIAGASV is encoded by the coding sequence ATGTCCCTGTTCCGTCTCGATGCCAGCATCCGTCCCGAGGGCTCGGTGACCAGGGAGATCGCCGACGCCGCACAGAGCGTCTGGCAGGACGCCAGGCCGGGCCTGCCCGTCGTGCGGCGCGACCTCACCGCCGACCCGATCCCCTCGGACGTGTGGGCCTCGGCCGCCCTGTCGGGCTTCGTGCCCGTCGAGGAGCAGAGCGCGGACCAGCGGGCGGCCCGCGCGCTGGCGACGACGCTGGCCGACGAACTCGTGGCCGCCGAGGCGTACCTGTTCGCCGTGCCGCTCTACAACTACGGGGTGTCGCAGCACTTCAAGACGTGGGTCGACCTGATCCTCACCGACCCGAGGCTCGGCCCCGGCGGCGAGGAGGCCATCGCGGGCAGGCCCGCCGTGCTCATCACCGCACAGGGCGGCGGCTACGGTCCTGGGACGCCCAAGGAGGGCTGGGACCACGCCACGCCGTGGATGGTCCGTGCCCTGTCCGACGTCCTCGGGCTCGACCTCCAGGTCAGCGCTGCGGAGCTCACCCTCGCCGAGGTCACCCCCGGTATGGAGGGGCTCGTCGACATGGCCAAGGCGTCCCGCGACGCCGCACGCGACCTGGCTCGCACCCACGGCCGTTCGCTGGCAGACCGGATCGCAGGCGCGTCCGTCTGA
- a CDS encoding tRNA adenosine deaminase-associated protein, producing the protein MSVQEPIQGTAVAVLREDGQWRCIRMPESALLDLDTAITELRNTRSTGAAFALLNVDDEFFILLRPAPGGVSMLLSDATAALDYDIAADVLDLLRVDLPDEDDEELWPEGDLSILADLGLSDGEMTVIVEEDAYPDDQLMMIAQRCGFATQLGTALENRESV; encoded by the coding sequence ATGTCGGTGCAGGAGCCGATCCAGGGCACCGCCGTGGCGGTGCTTCGGGAAGACGGCCAATGGCGGTGCATCCGGATGCCCGAGTCGGCCCTGCTCGACCTGGACACGGCGATCACGGAGCTGCGCAACACGCGGTCGACGGGCGCGGCATTCGCACTGCTGAACGTCGACGACGAGTTCTTCATCCTGCTGCGTCCTGCTCCCGGCGGCGTGTCGATGCTGCTCTCGGACGCGACCGCAGCCCTCGACTACGACATCGCGGCGGACGTCCTCGACCTGCTCAGGGTCGACCTCCCCGACGAGGATGACGAGGAGCTCTGGCCGGAGGGCGACCTCTCGATCCTCGCGGACCTGGGCTTGTCCGACGGCGAGATGACGGTGATCGTCGAGGAGGACGCCTATCCCGACGATCAGCTGATGATGATCGCTCAGCGCTGCGGCTTCGCGACCCAGCTCGGCACCGCGTTGGAGAACCGGGAGAGTGTCTGA
- a CDS encoding prephenate dehydrogenase — protein MTGVPAVCVIGLGLIGGSVLRAADAAGWQAYGATASAADAEAARSEGFDVAADVDEALRRASSDDALLVIAVPLTALDTVLRQVARFAPHCGLTDVISVKGPVAAGIEARLPEAPYVGGHPMTGSSVSGWAGGSAELFQGAPWLLVTEDDTDRAHWLRTARLALACGAEVVAASAREHDAAVARISHLPHVLAAVLASVGSGGGGLAMSLAAGSFFDGTRVAGSRPALVQAMCEGNRDELLAAIDDALGRLGVARGSLATTGSLAATINHGHLSRTQWIESKTLPTGEFQVQFLDPDAPAELRALGEAGGRVRTVHGDVLRGVLPRRD, from the coding sequence ATGACCGGCGTGCCTGCGGTGTGTGTGATCGGACTCGGGTTGATCGGCGGATCGGTACTACGAGCCGCCGACGCGGCGGGCTGGCAGGCCTACGGGGCGACCGCCTCGGCTGCCGACGCCGAGGCCGCTCGCAGCGAGGGTTTCGACGTCGCCGCCGATGTCGACGAGGCGCTCCGCCGTGCGTCGAGCGACGACGCTCTGCTGGTCATCGCCGTCCCGCTGACCGCGCTCGACACGGTCCTGCGCCAGGTCGCCCGGTTCGCGCCGCACTGCGGACTGACCGACGTGATCAGCGTGAAGGGGCCGGTGGCGGCCGGTATCGAGGCCAGACTGCCCGAGGCACCCTACGTCGGTGGTCATCCGATGACGGGCAGTTCGGTGTCCGGCTGGGCAGGCGGCTCCGCCGAGCTCTTCCAGGGCGCGCCCTGGCTGCTGGTGACCGAGGACGACACCGACCGCGCCCACTGGCTGCGCACGGCCCGCCTGGCCCTGGCCTGCGGCGCGGAGGTCGTCGCTGCATCGGCCCGCGAACACGATGCGGCCGTCGCGCGCATCTCCCATCTCCCGCATGTCCTGGCCGCCGTGCTGGCCTCGGTCGGCAGCGGCGGCGGCGGGCTCGCGATGAGCCTGGCGGCGGGCTCCTTCTTCGACGGCACCAGGGTCGCGGGCAGCAGGCCCGCCCTGGTCCAGGCGATGTGCGAGGGCAACCGCGACGAACTGCTCGCCGCGATCGACGACGCGCTGGGCAGACTCGGCGTCGCGCGCGGCTCGCTGGCCACGACCGGCTCGCTGGCCGCCACGATCAATCACGGACACCTGTCGCGAACGCAGTGGATCGAGTCGAAGACCCTGCCCACCGGCGAGTTCCAGGTGCAGTTCCTCGATCCCGACGCACCGGCCGAGCTACGTGCCCTCGGCGAGGCGGGCGGGCGGGTGCGCACCGTCCACGGGGACGTGCTTCGAGGAGTCCTCCCCCGGCGAGACTGA
- a CDS encoding RNA polymerase sigma factor yields MAEHRGGAATDLPACDGVDPAGESARGSGRSGLTDAEFAVLLRRHSGQVFGLALRMLGDRTEAEDVTQDVFLICWRKLACLVEPEAIGGWLFRITQRQCLQVLRLRRRRRTEPYAELPEQGVVSWLDGNRCWAQPERRAEASAQLRDLGGAVGALSSPQRAVWLLIEVDGASHAETARLLDLDEQAVRGRLCRARSRLADALRAWR; encoded by the coding sequence ATGGCCGAGCATCGGGGCGGCGCGGCAACGGATCTTCCTGCCTGCGACGGGGTCGACCCGGCTGGCGAGTCGGCCAGGGGCAGCGGACGATCGGGACTGACCGACGCGGAGTTCGCCGTGCTGCTGCGCAGGCATTCCGGCCAGGTGTTCGGGCTCGCGCTGCGGATGCTGGGGGATCGGACCGAGGCCGAGGACGTCACTCAGGACGTGTTCCTGATCTGCTGGCGGAAGCTCGCCTGCCTCGTCGAGCCCGAGGCGATCGGGGGCTGGTTGTTCCGCATTACGCAACGGCAGTGTCTTCAGGTGTTGCGTCTGCGGCGTCGACGTCGCACCGAGCCGTATGCCGAGCTGCCGGAGCAGGGCGTCGTGTCCTGGCTGGACGGGAATCGATGCTGGGCGCAGCCGGAGCGGAGAGCGGAGGCCAGCGCGCAGCTTCGTGACCTCGGGGGCGCGGTGGGCGCCCTGTCCTCGCCGCAGCGAGCGGTGTGGCTGCTCATCGAGGTCGACGGCGCCTCGCACGCCGAGACCGCACGGCTGCTGGACCTCGACGAACAGGCCGTGCGGGGCAGGCTCTGCCGGGCGCGGAGTCGGTTGGCCGACGCACTGCGGGCCTGGCGCTGA
- a CDS encoding DeoR/GlpR family DNA-binding transcription regulator, whose product MPRDSELRRESIVQMATNGLANVDELSAHFGVTASTIRRDLAQLERSGALARTYGGAMALVAHPESSLRQRVGEQFEAKRAIARWAASRIGAGETVLLDAGTTTGALAHELHSVPALTVVTTGMTALQELAVSDTVTVECLGGVLRPRSLGFIGPLAEAALERRTFDRVFLGADGVTAQEGICEADIRQTRLKELMARRSDRVYLLAHGAKIGRRPFHAWAPMPSQWTLVTDLSAREADLEPFRDRGVTVVVADADGVAVPARGEAGRTDRRQAAEPAEQAD is encoded by the coding sequence GTGCCCCGTGATTCCGAGCTCCGTCGGGAATCCATCGTCCAGATGGCCACCAACGGCCTTGCCAACGTCGACGAACTCTCCGCGCACTTCGGCGTCACCGCGTCGACCATCCGCCGCGATCTCGCCCAGCTCGAACGATCCGGGGCACTCGCCCGCACCTACGGCGGCGCGATGGCGCTCGTCGCGCATCCCGAGTCCAGCCTGCGCCAACGGGTCGGCGAGCAGTTCGAGGCGAAGCGGGCCATCGCGCGCTGGGCGGCAAGCCGGATCGGCGCCGGGGAGACGGTGCTGCTCGATGCGGGCACCACCACCGGCGCGCTCGCGCACGAACTGCACTCGGTGCCCGCGCTCACCGTGGTCACCACCGGGATGACCGCCCTGCAGGAACTCGCCGTCTCCGACACGGTGACGGTGGAATGCCTCGGCGGCGTGCTCCGGCCGAGAAGCCTCGGCTTCATCGGGCCGCTCGCCGAGGCCGCATTGGAACGCCGCACCTTCGACCGGGTCTTCCTCGGCGCCGACGGCGTCACCGCGCAGGAGGGCATCTGCGAGGCCGACATCCGGCAGACCCGGCTCAAAGAGCTCATGGCCCGTCGCAGCGACCGCGTCTACCTGCTCGCCCACGGCGCCAAGATCGGCCGACGGCCCTTCCACGCCTGGGCTCCGATGCCCTCGCAATGGACGCTGGTGACCGACCTCTCCGCGCGGGAGGCCGACCTCGAGCCGTTCCGCGACAGAGGAGTGACCGTCGTGGTCGCCGATGCCGACGGTGTCGCCGTCCCGGCACGCGGCGAAGCGGGTCGCACCGACCGGAGGCAGGCCGCCGAGCCTGCGGAACAGGCCGACTGA
- the tadA gene encoding tRNA adenosine(34) deaminase TadA → MSELYERESDRELIRLAVAEAARAAEAGDVPIGAVVVDGRGRLLAVARNRREATGDPTAHAEILALRAAAQAHGDGWRLAECTLAVTVEPCAMCAGAVVAARIGRLVFGAWEPRTGAVGSLWDVVRDRRLNHRPEVVGGVLESECAALLDRFFADRRRA, encoded by the coding sequence GTGTCTGAGCTCTACGAGCGCGAGTCAGATCGAGAACTGATCCGACTGGCCGTCGCCGAGGCCGCCCGCGCGGCCGAGGCCGGTGACGTCCCCATCGGGGCGGTGGTGGTGGACGGGCGGGGCAGGCTGCTGGCGGTCGCTCGTAACCGACGTGAGGCGACCGGCGACCCCACCGCCCACGCGGAGATCCTCGCGCTGCGTGCCGCGGCTCAGGCGCACGGCGACGGCTGGCGGCTGGCGGAGTGCACGCTGGCGGTCACCGTCGAGCCGTGCGCGATGTGCGCGGGGGCGGTGGTCGCGGCGCGGATCGGCAGGCTCGTCTTCGGCGCATGGGAGCCGAGGACCGGTGCGGTCGGGTCCCTGTGGGACGTGGTGCGAGACCGCAGGCTCAATCACCGGCCCGAGGTGGTGGGCGGGGTCTTGGAGTCGGAGTGCGCCGCGCTGCTGGACCGGTTCTTCGCCGACCGCAGGCGGGCTTAA
- a CDS encoding endonuclease/exonuclease/phosphatase family protein — translation MSLLSSSRRRSRRRACVGAAAGLAVAAGLALVPVASAQSVDVVIAEVYGGGGNSGATLTTDFVTLGNRGAAEVAVDDWSVQYLTASPGPTSRWQVTSLTGSVEAGGRFLIAQSRGAGGSVELPAPDAVGSIPMSASTGTVALVRDVEPLTCRTVADCAEDERIVDLVGWGSAEVREGTPAPATNNTSSVRRDAELTDTDDNAADFTVGTPAPVNSAGEAPGEAEEPEVPPGPEEPGELRIHDIQGVTRTSPHLGDEVEGVPGVVTAVGSVGSARGFWFQDVDGDGDERTSEGLFVFTGDTTPDVAVGDEILVSGRVDEYRAGGQAGAAQSITQLAAARWTVLSGGNPLPEAELLDADAVPLAQAPSSGGDIEGLELEPAEYALDFYASRESMVVRVVDAPVVGPTDAYSALWVTTKPDQNRSERGGTVYQGYDDANTGRLKIESLIPSDERAFPIADVGDELAGVTEGPLYYSQYGGYLIRATSLGEHVSGGLTREVTRSAESWELAVATYNVENLSPADDQEKFDRLASGVVENLASPDIVALEEIQDDSGPTDDGVVSAAATLDQFAAAIVAAGGPDYEWRQIDPNDKQDGGQPGGNIRVAFLFDPERVSFVDTPGGDADTAVAVTTDEDDRAALSVSPGRIDPADAAWADSRKPLVGQFQFEDRNVFVVANHFASKGGDQALHGRFQPPNRSSEVQRLEQAAAVRGFVDEVARVDPAANVLVVGDLNDFQFSPVLGTLTESDVLINPMNGLPATERYGYVFDGNSQALDHLLVSGNLSTRADYDPVRINAEFADQASDHDPQIVRFRPLSGDAEIDAAEEQEYYGSGGSGGDDDGADGEEPVDQATPPGGAPGTQPPALAGATGLANTGAAGTVWLVVAAVVLLAGGGTALVLTRRRKPGADEQAGE, via the coding sequence GTGAGTCTCTTGTCTTCATCCCGGCGCCGGTCTCGGCGCCGAGCCTGCGTGGGCGCGGCGGCAGGCTTAGCCGTCGCGGCGGGCCTCGCGCTGGTGCCGGTCGCCTCGGCGCAGTCGGTCGACGTCGTGATCGCCGAGGTCTACGGCGGCGGCGGCAATTCCGGGGCCACCCTGACCACCGATTTCGTCACCCTCGGCAATCGAGGGGCCGCCGAGGTGGCGGTGGACGACTGGAGCGTGCAATACCTGACCGCCTCGCCCGGACCGACGTCCCGATGGCAGGTCACCTCGCTCACCGGCAGCGTGGAAGCGGGCGGCCGCTTCCTAATCGCCCAGAGTCGGGGTGCGGGCGGATCGGTGGAGCTGCCCGCACCGGACGCCGTCGGCTCGATCCCGATGTCGGCGAGCACCGGCACCGTCGCCCTGGTGCGCGACGTCGAGCCGCTCACCTGCCGCACCGTTGCCGACTGCGCCGAGGACGAGCGGATCGTCGATCTGGTGGGCTGGGGTTCGGCCGAGGTCCGGGAGGGCACGCCCGCACCCGCGACGAACAACACCTCGTCGGTGAGGCGGGACGCCGAGCTGACCGACACCGACGACAACGCCGCCGACTTCACCGTCGGCACGCCTGCGCCGGTGAACTCGGCAGGGGAGGCGCCGGGCGAGGCGGAGGAGCCGGAGGTGCCGCCCGGCCCCGAGGAGCCGGGCGAGCTCCGAATCCACGACATCCAGGGCGTCACCCGTACCTCGCCGCATCTCGGTGACGAGGTCGAGGGCGTGCCGGGAGTGGTCACCGCCGTCGGCTCCGTCGGCTCGGCCCGCGGCTTCTGGTTCCAGGACGTCGACGGCGACGGCGACGAACGGACCAGCGAGGGCCTCTTCGTCTTCACCGGTGACACGACGCCGGACGTCGCGGTCGGCGACGAGATCCTGGTCTCCGGCCGGGTCGACGAGTACCGGGCAGGCGGCCAGGCAGGCGCCGCCCAGTCGATCACCCAGCTCGCCGCGGCACGGTGGACGGTGCTCTCCGGCGGAAACCCGCTGCCCGAGGCCGAACTGCTGGACGCCGATGCCGTGCCGCTCGCGCAGGCACCGTCCTCGGGCGGCGACATCGAAGGGCTGGAACTGGAGCCCGCCGAGTACGCGCTCGACTTCTACGCCTCGCGGGAGAGCATGGTCGTCCGGGTCGTCGACGCGCCCGTGGTCGGCCCGACCGACGCCTATTCCGCGCTGTGGGTGACCACCAAGCCGGACCAGAACCGCAGCGAGCGCGGCGGGACGGTCTACCAGGGCTACGACGACGCCAACACGGGCAGGCTGAAGATCGAGTCGCTCATCCCCTCCGACGAGCGGGCCTTTCCGATCGCCGACGTCGGCGACGAGTTGGCGGGCGTCACCGAGGGACCGCTGTACTACTCGCAGTACGGCGGCTATCTGATCAGGGCCACCAGCCTCGGCGAGCACGTCTCGGGCGGACTGACCAGGGAGGTCACCAGGTCCGCCGAGTCCTGGGAGCTGGCGGTGGCGACGTACAACGTCGAGAACCTCTCGCCCGCCGACGACCAGGAGAAGTTCGACCGGCTCGCCTCGGGCGTGGTCGAGAACCTGGCCTCGCCCGACATCGTGGCTCTGGAGGAGATCCAGGACGACAGCGGTCCGACGGACGACGGCGTCGTCAGCGCGGCGGCGACGCTGGATCAGTTCGCGGCGGCGATCGTGGCGGCAGGCGGGCCGGACTACGAGTGGCGCCAGATCGACCCGAACGACAAGCAGGACGGCGGACAGCCCGGCGGCAACATCCGAGTGGCCTTCCTCTTCGATCCGGAGCGGGTGTCCTTCGTGGACACGCCGGGCGGCGACGCCGACACCGCCGTCGCGGTGACCACCGACGAGGACGATCGTGCGGCGCTCAGCGTCTCGCCGGGTCGGATCGATCCGGCCGACGCGGCCTGGGCGGACAGCCGCAAGCCGTTGGTCGGGCAGTTCCAATTCGAGGATCGCAACGTCTTCGTCGTCGCCAACCACTTCGCCTCCAAGGGCGGCGATCAGGCCCTGCACGGCCGCTTCCAGCCGCCGAACCGATCGTCGGAGGTGCAGCGGCTGGAGCAGGCTGCGGCGGTCCGAGGCTTCGTCGACGAGGTGGCCCGGGTCGACCCGGCCGCGAACGTGCTGGTGGTGGGGGACCTCAACGACTTCCAGTTCTCCCCGGTGCTCGGCACCCTCACCGAGTCCGACGTGTTGATCAACCCGATGAACGGCCTGCCCGCGACCGAGCGTTACGGGTACGTCTTCGACGGGAACTCTCAGGCGCTGGATCACCTGCTGGTCAGCGGAAACCTGTCGACCCGGGCCGATTACGACCCGGTGCGGATCAACGCCGAGTTCGCCGACCAGGCGAGTGACCACGATCCGCAGATCGTCCGGTTCCGGCCGCTGTCCGGTGATGCCGAGATCGACGCCGCCGAGGAACAGGAGTACTACGGCTCCGGAGGTAGTGGTGGCGACGACGACGGGGCGGACGGGGAGGAACCGGTCGACCAGGCCACGCCGCCCGGCGGGGCGCCCGGCACCCAGCCGCCCGCCCTCGCCGGAGCCACCGGGCTCGCGAACACCGGCGCGGCGGGCACGGTGTGGCTGGTGGTCGCCGCAGTGGTCCTGCTGGCGGGCGGTGGAACGGCACTGGTGCTGACGCGCCGCAGGAAGCCCGGCGCGGATGAGCAGGCGGGCGAGTGA
- a CDS encoding MarR family winged helix-turn-helix transcriptional regulator: MATPAAAEPARDDACDAALEDDLGWALGVVFRSHVKAAHAVLEDIPGGPRGHQVLASAVQDLGGNQGALAAQLGIDRTVLTYLIDDLEKMDLVERQPDPADRRSRRVVATPKGRALWTDRQAALRHVELRVLGALGEDAALFRTLLQRLATHANGLDPVAHTCELVEELQ, from the coding sequence ATGGCGACTCCTGCCGCAGCGGAACCGGCTCGCGATGACGCGTGCGATGCCGCGCTCGAAGACGACCTGGGCTGGGCGCTCGGCGTCGTCTTCCGCTCGCATGTGAAGGCGGCCCACGCCGTTCTGGAGGACATTCCCGGCGGCCCGCGCGGTCACCAGGTACTGGCCTCGGCAGTGCAGGACCTCGGAGGCAACCAGGGCGCGCTGGCGGCTCAGCTCGGCATCGATCGGACCGTGCTGACGTATCTGATCGACGACCTGGAGAAGATGGACCTCGTCGAACGCCAGCCGGACCCGGCGGATCGGCGCAGCCGCCGAGTCGTCGCGACGCCGAAGGGCCGTGCGTTGTGGACGGACCGACAGGCAGCGCTGCGGCATGTCGAGCTGCGGGTGCTCGGCGCGTTGGGCGAGGACGCCGCACTCTTCCGCACCCTGCTGCAACGGCTGGCGACGCATGCCAACGGACTTGACCCGGTCGCCCACACCTGCGAACTGGTCGAAGAACTGCAGTAG